The segment CCGGCCAGCCTGACTTTCCGCGGCGGCTTAACCGGAGAAGACTGACCCATGTCACTGCCTGATTTTTCTATGCGTGGCCTCCTCGAGGCCGGCGCCCATTTCGGCCATCAATCGCACCGCTGGAACCCGAAAATGGCGCCGTATATTTTCGGCACCCGCAATAATATCCATATCATCGACCTCGCCCAGACGGTGCCGCTGCTGCATCAGGCGCTGAAGGTCGTCTCCGATACGGTGGCGCGTGGCGGGCGCGTACTCTTCGTCGGCACCAAGCGCCAGGCGCAGGATGCGATCGCGGACGCCGCGAAGCGCTCGGCGCAATATTACATCAATTCCCGCTGGCTCGGCGGCATGCTGACGAACTGGAAGACCATCTCGGCTTCCATCCAGCGCCTGCGCAAGGTGAACGAGACCCTCGAGACGGGCGGCCCCGGCCTGACCAAGAAAGAGCGCCTGATGCTGTCGCGCGAGCGCGACAAGCTGGAGAAGGCGCTCGGCGGCATCAAGGAGATGGGCGGCACGCCGGACCTCATCTTCGTCATCGACACCAACAAGGAACAGTTGGCGATCAAGGAAGCGGCGCGGCTTCACATTCCTGTCGCGGCCATTCTCGATACCAATTGC is part of the Methylovirgula ligni genome and harbors:
- a CDS encoding 30S ribosomal protein S2, coding for MSLPDFSMRGLLEAGAHFGHQSHRWNPKMAPYIFGTRNNIHIIDLAQTVPLLHQALKVVSDTVARGGRVLFVGTKRQAQDAIADAAKRSAQYYINSRWLGGMLTNWKTISASIQRLRKVNETLETGGPGLTKKERLMLSRERDKLEKALGGIKEMGGTPDLIFVIDTNKEQLAIKEAARLHIPVAAILDTNCNPDGITYPIPANDDAGRAISFYCDLFARAALDGISRSRGEAAIDFGADETPLAEDLPEIAAAPEAGTPVEHFELLTAPRGAPDDLAKLHGVGPQVVKKLNDAGVFHYWQVAALTSEEAKKLDQDLKLGGRIERDGWTEQAKSLIAAE